The following proteins are encoded in a genomic region of Maribacter hydrothermalis:
- a CDS encoding CoA-binding protein, with the protein MKKTLVFGASLKPNRYSNLVIRRLVDSGIETFAYGLGEGEVSGVKISNRLSKINDIHTITLYLNPKRQEEYYDKIISLAPSRVIFNPGTENPTFYSMLEKNGIEVEVACTLVLLTIGQF; encoded by the coding sequence ATGAAAAAGACTCTCGTATTTGGAGCCTCCTTAAAACCAAACCGTTATAGTAATTTAGTTATAAGGCGACTTGTAGATTCAGGAATAGAAACCTTCGCTTACGGATTGGGGGAAGGTGAGGTTTCTGGAGTCAAAATCAGTAATAGATTAAGCAAAATTAATGATATTCATACAATAACCCTCTATTTAAATCCAAAAAGACAAGAAGAATATTATGATAAGATAATTTCTTTAGCTCCAAGTAGGGTAATATTTAATCCGGGTACTGAAAATCCCACGTTTTACAGTATGCTCGAAAAAAACGGAATAGAGGTAGAAGTGGCTTGTACATTAGTGCTATTAACTATTGGTCAGTTTTAA
- a CDS encoding T9SS type A sorting domain-containing protein gives MKNLVKFTTVVAFMFATVAGTAREPKLNLISEGKAKSVVLTMDATSIGVQVKLMDSELNVIYTERMSEGQFSKKLNLKDLIDGVYFLTADDNLKSYSYTIVLKNNELNILETAEDVKPFFKKTNNMIFLNYLNLEKDKLSIKIFDAEGRTVFTQVVAEEMIVEKAFNFADAFPGTYTVSVKSANKTYSEEFVVN, from the coding sequence ATGAAAAACCTAGTAAAATTCACAACAGTAGTTGCCTTTATGTTCGCTACAGTAGCAGGCACGGCAAGAGAGCCAAAATTGAATTTAATATCTGAAGGAAAAGCCAAAAGCGTGGTTTTGACTATGGATGCTACTTCAATAGGTGTACAGGTAAAGTTAATGGATTCAGAATTGAATGTAATCTATACGGAAAGAATGTCTGAAGGTCAGTTTAGTAAGAAACTAAATCTTAAGGATTTAATTGATGGAGTTTATTTTCTAACAGCAGATGATAACTTAAAAAGCTATTCGTATACAATTGTTTTGAAAAACAATGAGTTGAATATTCTAGAAACTGCTGAAGATGTAAAGCCATTCTTTAAAAAGACAAATAATATGATTTTTCTAAATTACCTAAACTTGGAAAAAGATAAATTATCTATTAAAATTTTTGATGCTGAAGGCAGAACGGTATTTACTCAAGTAGTTGCAGAAGAGATGATTGTTGAAAAAGCTTTCAATTTTGCTGATGCATTCCCTGGTACGTATACGGTGTCAGTAAAATCTGCAAATAAAACCTATAGTGAAGAATTTGTTGTTAATTAA
- a CDS encoding M20/M25/M40 family metallo-hydrolase, with translation MKEVNFFKNSVTLGLVILFFVGIHGLNAQVDEIIDKKVEKELSKLMKEKRIESAFNYIESDEKVTKKNLIELTEIAAPPFMETERAMAIKKMFVEAGADNVAIDEVGNFIAIRKGTEGGKIVALDAHLDTVFPEGTNVMVQQKGDTLFAPGIGDDTRGLSMLVAIFKAMENSHIKTKADIWFVGTVGEEGLGDLRGVKHLFRDGAKKIDSWISIDGGEIGRVNNAGLGSVRYKAVFTGKGGHSWGAFGLANPHHALGYAIKEFTENAQKYTSSGPKTSFNIGRIGGGTSVNSIPFESWIEVDMRSVDKTRLGEIDVIFKESMQKGVAAYNETGIKDKISLELIKIGDRPSGELGIDTPLVQRAISATNLFGYEPSLTIGSTNSNIPISLGVPAVTIGRGGIGGGAHSLNEWWINENGAEAIKLALLLTVAEAGFDK, from the coding sequence ATGAAAGAAGTAAATTTTTTTAAAAATAGCGTAACGCTTGGTTTGGTTATTTTATTTTTTGTTGGTATCCACGGATTAAATGCGCAAGTAGATGAAATTATTGATAAAAAGGTTGAAAAAGAACTTTCTAAATTAATGAAAGAAAAACGGATAGAAAGCGCCTTCAATTATATTGAATCTGATGAGAAAGTCACCAAAAAAAACCTAATAGAATTAACAGAAATTGCAGCACCACCATTTATGGAGACTGAACGAGCAATGGCAATAAAAAAAATGTTTGTAGAAGCTGGGGCCGATAATGTAGCTATAGATGAAGTTGGGAACTTTATTGCCATTAGAAAAGGAACCGAAGGTGGAAAAATAGTTGCTTTAGATGCGCATTTAGATACCGTTTTTCCGGAAGGAACAAATGTTATGGTACAGCAAAAAGGAGATACACTTTTTGCACCCGGCATTGGTGATGATACTAGAGGACTTTCTATGCTTGTGGCCATATTTAAAGCCATGGAAAATTCTCATATTAAAACCAAAGCAGATATATGGTTTGTAGGTACTGTTGGTGAAGAAGGCTTAGGGGATTTAAGGGGAGTTAAGCATCTATTTAGAGATGGAGCAAAAAAAATAGATTCTTGGATTTCTATTGATGGTGGCGAAATAGGTAGGGTAAATAACGCAGGTTTGGGTTCGGTAAGGTATAAGGCAGTATTTACAGGCAAAGGAGGGCATTCATGGGGTGCTTTTGGGTTGGCAAATCCACATCATGCTTTAGGGTATGCAATAAAGGAGTTTACTGAAAATGCTCAAAAATATACTAGTAGTGGTCCTAAAACAAGTTTTAACATTGGAAGAATTGGCGGTGGTACATCGGTTAATTCCATTCCTTTTGAGTCTTGGATAGAAGTAGATATGCGTTCTGTGGACAAAACACGACTCGGTGAAATAGATGTTATTTTTAAAGAGTCTATGCAGAAAGGTGTAGCAGCTTATAATGAAACTGGAATAAAGGATAAAATTTCATTAGAATTAATAAAGATTGGCGATAGGCCATCTGGAGAATTGGGTATAGACACACCTTTGGTACAGAGAGCAATTAGTGCAACGAATTTGTTTGGTTATGAACCAAGCTTAACCATAGGCTCTACAAATAGTAATATACCAATTTCGTTGGGTGTGCCTGCAGTTACAATTGGTAGAGGTGGCATAGGAGGTGGAGCTCATTCTTTAAACGAGTGGTGGATAAATGAAAATGGAGCAGAAGCAATTAAATTAGCGTTATTGTTAACTGTTGCAGAGGCAGGTTTCGATAAATAA
- a CDS encoding ABC1 kinase family protein — protein sequence MKTLDKIPTGKIERASKLVRTGAKIGGNYAKYFGMKIINPETTKDELNEDNASDIYDGLKSLKGSALKVAQMLSMEKNLLPNAYVEKFSLSQFSVPPLSAPLVRKTFKKYLDKYPEEVFDTFDKDSINAASIGQVHKATKDGKNLAVKIQYPGVAQSISSDLAIVKPIAIRMFNLQGKDSDKYFKEVENKLVEETDYILEVAQSKEITEACKVIPNVIFPTYYTQLSSERIITMDWMTGMHLSEFTKTSFSQATGDKLGQALWDFYMFQIHGLRKVHADPHPGNFLVNGDNELIAIDFGCIKEVPDSFYVPYFELARPEVISDDEKFTEKLYELEILMPADKAEEILFFKSIFHQLLSLFTSPFHDNDFDFGDEVFWGKIASLGEQFSSDKQIRKMNGNRGSKHFLYMNRTFFGLYNLLHDLKSNIKVNDYKKYLS from the coding sequence ATGAAAACATTAGATAAAATACCTACTGGAAAAATAGAACGCGCAAGTAAGTTGGTAAGAACTGGAGCTAAAATTGGGGGAAACTATGCCAAGTATTTTGGTATGAAAATCATAAATCCAGAAACAACTAAAGACGAGCTTAACGAAGATAATGCCTCGGATATATATGATGGCCTAAAATCGCTAAAGGGTAGTGCGCTTAAAGTAGCGCAAATGTTAAGCATGGAAAAAAATCTACTGCCAAATGCGTATGTAGAGAAGTTTTCATTGTCTCAATTTTCAGTTCCCCCTTTATCGGCACCATTAGTTAGAAAAACGTTTAAAAAGTACTTGGATAAATATCCGGAAGAGGTTTTTGATACTTTTGATAAAGATTCTATAAACGCCGCTAGTATAGGGCAGGTACATAAGGCTACCAAGGATGGAAAAAACTTAGCGGTAAAAATTCAGTATCCGGGTGTAGCGCAAAGTATAAGTAGCGATTTGGCTATAGTGAAACCTATTGCAATACGCATGTTCAATCTTCAAGGAAAAGATTCAGATAAATATTTTAAAGAAGTTGAAAATAAACTGGTCGAAGAAACCGATTATATTTTAGAAGTAGCACAAAGTAAAGAGATTACAGAGGCGTGTAAAGTGATTCCAAATGTCATTTTTCCAACTTATTATACGCAATTGTCAAGTGAACGCATTATAACAATGGACTGGATGACGGGCATGCACTTAAGTGAATTTACAAAAACAAGTTTTTCTCAGGCTACCGGCGATAAATTAGGTCAGGCTTTGTGGGATTTCTATATGTTTCAAATTCATGGGTTGCGAAAAGTACATGCAGATCCCCACCCAGGTAATTTTTTGGTAAATGGGGACAACGAACTAATTGCTATAGATTTTGGTTGTATTAAAGAAGTACCGGATTCATTCTACGTGCCATATTTTGAACTTGCCAGACCAGAAGTAATATCGGACGATGAGAAATTTACCGAAAAGCTATACGAGCTTGAAATTTTGATGCCAGCGGATAAGGCGGAAGAAATTTTGTTTTTTAAATCTATATTTCACCAGTTGTTAAGTTTATTCACATCACCTTTTCATGATAACGATTTTGATTTTGGCGATGAAGTGTTTTGGGGTAAAATTGCATCATTGGGCGAACAGTTTTCATCTGATAAGCAAATACGTAAAATGAATGGTAATAGAGGGTCAAAGCACTTTTTATATATGAATCGTACATTTTTTGGTCTTTATAATCTTTTACATGATTTAAAGTCAAATATTAAAGTAAATGATTACAAAAAATATTTGAGCTAA
- a CDS encoding 3-oxoacyl-ACP synthase III family protein: MYNSKIIGLGHYVPDNVVTNDDLSKVMDTNDAWIQERTGIKERRHVVRGDGDTTTTMGVKAAKIAIERAGIDKDDIDFIVFATLSPDYYFPGPGVLVQRDLGIKTVGALDVRNQCSGFVYAISIADQYIKTGMYKNVLVIGSELHSHGLDMTTRGRGVSVIFGDGAGAAVLSREEDTSKGILSTHLHSEGLHAEELSLIAPGMGKRWVNDIIADNDPNDESYFPYMNGQFVFKNAVVRFSEVIIEGLEKNKLNATDINLLVPHQANLRISQFIQKKFKLTDDQVFNNIMKYGNTTAASIPIALTEAWEEGKVNKGDLVVLAAFGSGFTWGSVIIRW; encoded by the coding sequence ATGTATAATTCAAAAATAATTGGCTTAGGTCATTATGTGCCTGATAACGTAGTGACAAACGATGACTTGTCAAAAGTAATGGATACCAATGATGCTTGGATTCAAGAACGTACCGGTATAAAGGAGCGTAGACATGTAGTTCGTGGAGATGGTGATACAACGACTACCATGGGTGTAAAAGCCGCTAAAATTGCCATTGAAAGAGCCGGCATTGATAAGGATGATATTGATTTTATTGTTTTTGCTACTTTAAGTCCAGATTATTATTTCCCTGGTCCAGGTGTATTGGTGCAAAGAGATTTAGGAATAAAGACCGTAGGAGCGTTAGATGTTCGCAATCAATGTTCAGGTTTTGTTTATGCGATTTCAATAGCAGACCAGTATATAAAGACGGGTATGTATAAAAACGTACTGGTCATAGGTTCTGAACTTCACTCTCATGGTTTGGATATGACTACACGCGGTAGGGGAGTTTCGGTTATTTTTGGTGATGGTGCAGGGGCTGCTGTTTTAAGCAGGGAAGAAGATACTTCGAAAGGTATTTTATCAACACATTTACATTCAGAAGGGCTACATGCAGAAGAATTATCCTTAATTGCACCTGGTATGGGAAAAAGATGGGTAAATGATATTATTGCTGATAATGACCCTAATGATGAGTCTTATTTTCCTTATATGAACGGCCAATTTGTATTTAAAAATGCAGTAGTGCGTTTTAGTGAAGTAATAATAGAAGGATTAGAGAAAAATAAATTAAATGCTACCGATATTAACTTGTTGGTGCCACATCAAGCAAATCTCAGAATATCGCAATTTATTCAAAAGAAGTTTAAGCTTACCGATGACCAGGTGTTTAATAATATCATGAAATATGGTAATACTACAGCGGCATCTATTCCTATAGCACTAACAGAAGCTTGGGAAGAAGGTAAGGTAAATAAAGGTGATTTAGTTGTTTTAGCTGCTTTTGGTAGTGGTTTTACTTGGGGTAGTGTAATTATCCGTTGGTAA
- a CDS encoding MOSC domain-containing protein, with the protein MKVISTNIGDAVSFEWNGATEQTGIFKYPTFKGLFLTKNDVKNDTVIDRVHHGGTHKACYIFSADYYNYWKKRYPELKWDWGMFGENLTLEGLDESKIRVGDVYKIGGALVQVSQPREPCYKLGIRFGTQNILKEFIAHNHPGTYVKILEEGHVNTGDEMILIEQSTNTLTSQQFYELMFAKDKPKDILELFMSNESVPQYKKDRFQKFLS; encoded by the coding sequence ATGAAGGTGATTTCAACAAATATAGGAGACGCTGTATCTTTTGAATGGAACGGTGCAACAGAGCAAACTGGTATCTTTAAATATCCTACTTTCAAAGGATTATTCTTAACTAAAAATGATGTAAAAAATGACACTGTAATTGATCGTGTTCATCATGGGGGTACGCATAAAGCGTGTTATATCTTTTCTGCCGATTACTATAATTATTGGAAAAAACGATACCCAGAATTAAAATGGGACTGGGGCATGTTCGGTGAAAACCTAACGTTAGAAGGGCTAGACGAATCTAAAATACGAGTAGGCGATGTTTACAAAATTGGTGGTGCACTAGTTCAAGTATCCCAACCACGTGAGCCTTGTTACAAATTGGGCATCCGCTTTGGAACTCAAAATATTCTTAAGGAATTTATCGCGCATAATCACCCTGGTACTTACGTAAAAATTCTTGAGGAAGGTCATGTAAATACAGGTGATGAAATGATTTTAATTGAGCAGTCTACAAACACCTTAACATCCCAGCAATTTTATGAACTTATGTTTGCAAAGGATAAACCAAAAGATATCCTTGAATTGTTTATGAGCAACGAATCTGTACCACAATACAAAAAAGACAGATTTCAGAAATTCCTGTCTTAA
- a CDS encoding sodium:solute symporter — MNASHILLLISGYFVLLLIISYFTGKNDSNEDFFKAGKQSPWYLVAFGMVGASLSGVTFISVPGWVESSQFSYMQVVFGYFLGYLITAFVLLPVYYKQNVTSIYEYLDERFGFVSYKVGAISFFVSRVLGAAFRLFLVAIVLQQFVFDAWNVPFEITVTLSILLIWVYTFRGGIKTIVWTDTLQTLFMLVSVGLSIYFILDKMDWTFIEFLNSQELGKYSKTFFTDDFSSKNNLVKSFLGGMFITICMTGLDQDMMQKNLTCRNLGEAQKNMVSFSIVLVVVTFVFMLLGALLFIYADAQNIALPLMDGSPKSDLLFPEIALNSGLGITVAITFMLGLIAAAYSSADSALTSLTTSFCVDFLNTGKKSESVAKRTRRITHIGMSVLLIVVVISFKYILDRNVIDGLLTVASYTYGPLLGLFSFGIFTKHQVKDKYVWIVAIVCVAIILILAKLPVEYLGGYIFGYELLPLNGILTFIGLWLIRKKPAAATTKDIM, encoded by the coding sequence ATGAACGCATCCCACATTCTGCTATTAATATCTGGTTATTTCGTTTTACTATTAATTATTTCATATTTCACAGGTAAAAACGATTCTAATGAAGATTTTTTTAAAGCCGGAAAACAGTCTCCATGGTACCTCGTTGCCTTTGGTATGGTTGGAGCGTCATTATCTGGCGTTACATTTATTTCGGTTCCGGGCTGGGTAGAATCTTCTCAATTTAGCTACATGCAAGTTGTCTTTGGTTACTTTCTTGGCTATTTGATAACGGCCTTTGTTCTTCTTCCTGTGTATTACAAACAAAATGTAACTTCTATATATGAGTATTTAGATGAAAGATTTGGTTTTGTAAGTTATAAAGTTGGCGCAATATCCTTTTTTGTATCTAGAGTACTTGGTGCTGCATTTCGACTGTTCCTTGTAGCTATTGTTCTGCAACAATTTGTTTTCGATGCTTGGAATGTACCTTTTGAAATAACCGTAACCCTATCCATATTACTTATTTGGGTCTATACATTTAGAGGCGGAATAAAAACTATTGTTTGGACCGATACATTACAGACCCTTTTTATGTTGGTTTCTGTTGGCCTATCTATCTATTTTATATTAGACAAAATGGACTGGACCTTTATTGAGTTTTTAAACTCACAGGAATTAGGAAAATACAGTAAAACATTCTTTACAGATGACTTTTCTTCAAAAAACAATTTAGTAAAATCATTTTTAGGCGGTATGTTCATTACCATTTGTATGACCGGCCTTGACCAAGATATGATGCAAAAAAACTTGACATGTAGAAACTTAGGGGAGGCACAAAAAAACATGGTTAGTTTTAGTATTGTTCTAGTAGTAGTTACTTTTGTTTTCATGCTTCTTGGGGCATTGTTATTCATCTACGCAGATGCTCAAAATATAGCATTACCATTAATGGATGGCTCTCCTAAATCTGATTTATTATTTCCTGAAATTGCCTTGAATAGTGGTTTAGGCATTACAGTAGCTATAACCTTTATGTTGGGCTTAATTGCTGCAGCATATAGTAGTGCGGATAGTGCGCTTACTTCATTAACCACGTCATTTTGCGTAGACTTTCTTAATACAGGGAAGAAATCTGAGTCGGTTGCAAAAAGAACACGCAGAATTACACACATTGGCATGAGTGTTCTATTAATTGTAGTGGTAATTTCCTTTAAATATATTTTAGATAGAAATGTTATAGATGGCTTGCTAACAGTAGCATCTTACACATACGGACCTTTATTAGGATTATTTTCATTTGGTATTTTTACTAAACATCAAGTTAAAGACAAATATGTATGGATAGTTGCGATAGTTTGTGTCGCGATTATTCTAATACTAGCCAAACTACCCGTGGAATATTTAGGTGGCTATATCTTTGGATATGAACTTTTGCCATTAAATGGTATTTTAACTTTTATTGGCCTTTGGTTAATTCGAAAAAAACCCGCTGCAGCAACGACTAAGGACATTATGTAA
- a CDS encoding DoxX family protein — protein MTYPWHLYVMGIIYIIAGIMHFIKPKVYLRIMPRYLPFHKPLVLLSGLAEIALGIGLFFRATKNLSIYGIIAMLIIFLLVHFYMLSNEKASAGLPRWLLLLRLPIQFILMYWAFSYLKY, from the coding sequence ATGACATATCCTTGGCATTTATATGTAATGGGAATAATTTATATCATTGCCGGAATTATGCACTTTATTAAGCCTAAAGTCTACTTAAGAATTATGCCCAGGTACTTACCTTTTCATAAGCCCTTAGTGCTATTAAGTGGTTTGGCCGAAATTGCATTGGGTATTGGTCTTTTTTTTAGAGCTACAAAAAACTTATCTATCTATGGTATAATAGCAATGCTCATCATATTTTTACTCGTACATTTTTACATGCTTTCGAATGAAAAGGCTAGTGCAGGTTTACCTAGATGGCTACTTCTTTTAAGATTACCAATACAGTTTATATTAATGTACTGGGCTTTTAGTTACTTAAAATATTAA
- the htpG gene encoding molecular chaperone HtpG has product MATGKINVSVDNIFPLIKKFLYSDHEIFLRELISNATDATLKMKHLTTIGEAKVEYGNPIIEVKADKEGKKLHIIDQGLGMTEDEVKKYINEVAFSGAEEFLNKYEDSAKDAGIIGHFGLGFYSAFMVAHKVEIITKSYKDEPAVHWSCDGSPEFIMEPANKETRGTEIILHIADDSTEFLEDGKIKSLLSKYNKFMPIPIKFGMRTETLPKPEGAKDEDKAPTKDVDNIINNPNPAWTKQPADLNADDYKSFYRELYPMQFEEPLFNIHLNVDYPFNLTGILYFPKLTNDLNQQKDRIQLYQNQVFVTDNVEGIVPEFLTMLRGVIDSPDIPLNVSRSYLQADGAVKKISSYITRKVADKLNSLFKNNREEFEAKWNDIKIVIEYGMLSEDKFFDKADKFALYPTVDGSYFTFEELQEKIKDTQTDKDGKTVILYASDKEAQHSYIETAKAKGYEVLLLDSPIIGHLMQKLESSKENISFARVDADHIDKLIQKEETQISKLSDEEKETLKKELEEAITDKSFTVQLEAMDSDSSPFTITEPEFMRRMKEMQQTGGGGMFGMGAMPEMYNLIVNTNHPLVSEFLNTKTTKKKERLINQSLDLAKLSKGLLKGKALTEFIKRSYEMVK; this is encoded by the coding sequence ATGGCAACAGGTAAAATTAATGTGTCCGTAGACAACATTTTTCCACTAATTAAGAAGTTTTTATACAGTGATCATGAAATTTTTCTTAGAGAATTAATTTCCAATGCAACAGATGCAACCTTAAAAATGAAGCACTTGACCACAATTGGCGAGGCAAAGGTTGAATATGGCAATCCTATTATTGAGGTTAAAGCGGACAAAGAAGGAAAAAAACTACATATCATTGACCAAGGTCTTGGAATGACGGAAGATGAAGTGAAAAAATATATTAACGAGGTTGCATTTTCTGGAGCTGAAGAATTCTTGAACAAGTACGAAGATTCTGCTAAAGATGCTGGAATTATTGGCCACTTTGGTTTAGGTTTCTATTCTGCCTTTATGGTGGCGCACAAAGTAGAAATCATAACTAAAAGCTATAAAGACGAACCCGCTGTGCATTGGTCATGTGACGGTTCTCCTGAGTTTATCATGGAACCTGCCAATAAAGAAACTCGTGGTACAGAAATAATACTTCATATTGCCGATGATTCTACAGAATTTTTAGAAGATGGCAAAATTAAAAGCTTGTTAAGTAAGTATAACAAGTTTATGCCTATTCCAATTAAATTTGGAATGAGAACTGAAACTTTACCTAAGCCAGAGGGTGCCAAAGATGAGGATAAAGCACCTACTAAGGATGTAGACAATATCATCAATAATCCTAACCCAGCTTGGACAAAACAACCTGCCGATTTAAATGCAGATGATTACAAGAGCTTTTATAGAGAACTTTACCCAATGCAGTTCGAGGAGCCTTTATTTAATATTCACTTAAATGTTGATTATCCTTTTAACCTTACCGGTATTCTCTATTTTCCAAAGCTAACTAACGATTTAAATCAGCAGAAAGATAGAATTCAGTTGTACCAAAACCAAGTTTTTGTTACGGATAATGTAGAAGGTATTGTTCCAGAATTCTTGACCATGTTACGTGGTGTTATCGACTCTCCAGATATTCCATTAAACGTTTCTCGTTCCTATTTACAGGCTGATGGTGCGGTGAAGAAAATTTCATCTTACATTACTAGAAAGGTAGCTGATAAGTTGAATTCCTTATTTAAAAATAACCGTGAGGAATTTGAAGCAAAATGGAACGATATTAAAATTGTTATTGAATACGGAATGCTTTCTGAAGATAAATTCTTTGATAAGGCAGACAAGTTTGCACTTTACCCAACGGTAGATGGCTCGTACTTTACGTTTGAAGAATTACAGGAAAAAATAAAAGATACACAGACTGATAAAGACGGAAAAACGGTTATTCTTTACGCATCTGACAAAGAAGCGCAACACAGTTATATTGAAACTGCAAAGGCTAAAGGATACGAAGTATTATTATTAGACTCGCCAATTATTGGGCATCTAATGCAAAAGCTTGAAAGCTCAAAAGAAAATATTTCTTTTGCCCGCGTAGATGCTGACCATATTGACAAATTGATTCAGAAAGAAGAAACTCAAATCTCTAAATTATCTGACGAAGAAAAAGAGACCTTGAAAAAAGAATTGGAAGAGGCCATTACGGACAAAAGCTTTACAGTTCAATTAGAAGCTATGGACAGCGATTCTTCTCCGTTCACTATTACTGAGCCTGAGTTTATGCGTCGTATGAAGGAAATGCAACAGACCGGTGGTGGCGGTATGTTCGGTATGGGAGCTATGCCAGAAATGTACAACCTGATCGTGAATACGAATCACCCATTGGTAAGCGAGTTTTTAAATACCAAGACAACGAAGAAAAAAGAACGATTGATCAATCAATCACTAGACTTGGCGAAGTTATCTAAAGGCTTACTTAAAGGTAAAGCGTTAACCGAGTTTATTAAGCGTAGTTACGAGATGGTAAAATAA
- a CDS encoding TetR family transcriptional regulator C-terminal domain-containing protein produces MATKAKKVTKEMIITKFMDYVLENEQVPKTVYKFCKVNAIEESDFYLHFGSIDALKKGIWDTFYLNTISVINKNKEYQEFTNRDKMLTFFYTFFEVLTLNRSYILFIMESASGPLKNMKQLKGLRKNIKEFSKGLIEDGNANKNLKITKHNPQLFSEGAWLQTMFLMNFWKSDDSASFEKTDVAIEKSVNTIFDVFDNTPLENIIDFGKFLYKETFV; encoded by the coding sequence ATGGCTACAAAAGCTAAGAAAGTAACTAAAGAGATGATTATCACTAAGTTTATGGATTACGTTTTGGAGAATGAGCAAGTTCCTAAAACTGTTTATAAATTTTGTAAAGTAAATGCTATAGAAGAATCTGATTTTTATCTTCATTTCGGCTCCATCGATGCCCTAAAAAAAGGTATTTGGGATACATTTTACTTGAACACCATTAGTGTAATTAATAAAAATAAAGAGTATCAAGAATTTACGAATAGAGATAAAATGCTCACTTTTTTCTACACATTCTTCGAGGTATTGACATTGAATAGAAGTTATATCCTATTTATTATGGAGAGCGCATCTGGTCCGTTAAAAAATATGAAACAATTAAAAGGTCTTAGAAAAAATATAAAAGAATTCTCTAAAGGTTTGATTGAGGATGGGAATGCGAACAAAAATTTGAAAATTACAAAACACAATCCTCAATTGTTTTCAGAAGGGGCATGGTTGCAAACTATGTTTCTAATGAATTTTTGGAAATCAGATGATTCTGCATCATTTGAAAAAACCGATGTCGCTATTGAAAAATCAGTGAACACCATTTTTGATGTATTTGATAATACACCTTTGGAAAATATTATTGACTTCGGGAAATTCCTTTATAAGGAAACCTTTGTCTAA
- a CDS encoding AraC family transcriptional regulator: MVKHKPTFEAIEPDFGKSFTYQKFDEYRLNKNNLWHYHPELELVYVNGGSGKRQIGSHVSYYTNGDLILIGSNLPHCGFTDALTGNTSETVVQMKTDFLGTDFFKIPEMKKIETLFSSASGGIAFSGKTKRKIGDKMEVLEYQTDFQRLLSILNILNELGNSDDMRMLNAEGFSFATDVKDNDRINIVFNHVKNNFKEELTLEEISSMVSMTIPSFCRYFKKITNKTFIQFVNEYRLVHASKLLAEKPMSITEVCFECGFNNFSHFNKSFKAFTGQNPSEYRNELKNVLV; this comes from the coding sequence ATGGTGAAACATAAACCTACTTTCGAAGCCATTGAGCCAGATTTTGGTAAATCTTTTACATATCAGAAGTTTGATGAGTATAGATTAAACAAAAACAACCTTTGGCATTATCACCCAGAATTAGAATTAGTATATGTTAATGGCGGCTCTGGCAAAAGACAAATAGGTAGTCATGTATCATATTATACAAATGGCGACCTTATATTAATAGGTAGTAATCTTCCGCACTGTGGTTTTACCGATGCACTTACTGGTAATACCAGCGAAACTGTAGTTCAAATGAAAACTGATTTCTTAGGTACAGATTTTTTTAAGATTCCTGAAATGAAGAAAATTGAAACCCTTTTCAGCAGTGCTAGCGGCGGAATTGCCTTTTCTGGAAAAACAAAAAGAAAAATAGGTGATAAAATGGAAGTTTTGGAATACCAAACAGATTTTCAACGACTACTATCTATCCTAAATATTTTAAATGAACTGGGCAACTCTGACGATATGCGCATGTTAAATGCTGAAGGGTTTTCATTTGCAACAGATGTTAAGGATAATGATCGCATTAATATTGTATTCAATCATGTAAAGAATAATTTTAAGGAAGAACTTACACTTGAAGAAATATCGTCAATGGTAAGCATGACCATACCGTCTTTTTGCAGATACTTTAAAAAAATCACAAACAAAACATTTATACAATTCGTAAACGAATACCGTTTAGTTCATGCATCGAAATTATTAGCAGAAAAACCAATGAGTATAACTGAAGTTTGTTTTGAATGTGGGTTTAATAACTTTTCTCATTTCAACAAATCATTTAAAGCATTTACGGGTCAAAATCCATCAGAGTATAGAAATGAACTTAAAAATGTATTGGTGTAA